One Buchnera aphidicola (Pentalonia nigronervosa) DNA segment encodes these proteins:
- the pyrH gene encoding UMP kinase, which translates to MLTNETFIYRRILLKISGEVLQGTNKFGIDTFSLKRIATEIFSIVKMGIEVSLVIGGGNLFRGEQLSRLGIGRVVSDHIGILSTIINGLAMKDIIQTFSDYQTCLMSSIPLNGICEVYNYERAMNLLSKKYILIFSAGIGNPFFTTDSAACLRAIETESNVVLKGTKVDGVYSIDPNKFSRAILYKILKYEDVIKKELQVMDLTAFTLARDYNLPICVFNINKPGSLYRIVAGKKEGTLITS; encoded by the coding sequence ATGTTGACTAATGAGACATTTATATATCGACGGATTTTATTAAAAATAAGCGGAGAAGTATTACAAGGAACAAATAAATTTGGTATTGATACTTTTTCTTTAAAAAGAATAGCAACTGAAATTTTTTCGATAGTAAAAATGGGGATTGAAGTAAGTTTGGTGATTGGAGGAGGTAATTTATTTCGGGGTGAACAATTATCTAGATTAGGTATCGGTCGGGTTGTTTCTGATCATATCGGTATTTTATCTACAATTATTAATGGATTAGCAATGAAAGATATAATTCAAACGTTTTCTGATTATCAGACATGCTTAATGTCATCTATACCTTTAAATGGTATCTGTGAAGTATATAATTATGAACGAGCAATGAATTTATTGTCTAAAAAGTATATTTTAATATTTTCTGCTGGAATTGGTAATCCTTTTTTTACAACGGATTCAGCTGCTTGTTTACGTGCTATTGAGACTGAATCGAACGTTGTTTTAAAAGGAACGAAGGTTGATGGAGTATATTCAATAGACCCAAACAAATTTTCTCGCGCTATATTATACAAGATATTAAAATATGAGGATGTTATAAAAAAAGAATTGCAAGTGATGGACTTAACTGCTTTTACGCTTGCGCGAGATTATAATTTACCAATATGCGTTTTTAATATTAACAAACCTGGATCTTTATATCGTATTGTTGCAGGAAAAAAAGAAGGTACACTTATTACTTCTTAA
- the frr gene encoding ribosome recycling factor translates to MINEIYSQNCKKMDTCVQLFQTNVSNIRTGRASPALLNNIFIEYFGVKTHLQKIANITVENSHTLKIHVFDNSITVLIRKAILNSNLGLNPIEHGQNILVPIPELTEDRRKNLIKMIRLDAEKSRVCIRNIRRNTNSKIKEFSKKEIISKDHEYIDQIKIQKITDEYIKKIDNILLKKEQEIMKF, encoded by the coding sequence GTGATAAATGAAATTTATTCTCAAAATTGTAAAAAAATGGATACTTGCGTACAACTATTTCAAACAAATGTCAGTAACATACGAACCGGACGAGCATCGCCAGCGTTGTTAAATAATATTTTTATAGAATATTTTGGTGTTAAGACACATTTACAAAAAATTGCGAATATTACAGTTGAAAACTCGCATACACTTAAAATACATGTGTTTGATAACTCAATTACTGTATTGATTAGAAAAGCAATTTTAAATTCTAACCTCGGTCTAAATCCTATTGAACATGGTCAAAATATACTTGTTCCTATACCTGAATTAACAGAAGATAGAAGGAAAAATTTAATTAAAATGATTAGATTAGATGCTGAAAAAAGCCGAGTTTGTATTCGTAATATCCGTAGAAATACAAACTCCAAAATAAAAGAATTTTCAAAAAAAGAAATTATCAGTAAAGATCATGAATACATCGATCAAATAAAAATCCAAAAAATCACCGATGAATATATTAAAAAAATAGATAATATTTTGCTAAAGAAAGAACAAGAGATAATGAAATTTTAA
- the uppS gene encoding di-trans,poly-cis-decaprenylcistransferase yields MLSKMFLNHKTKYPMHVAIIMDGNRRWAKKKGKMHIYGYKKGIQAAQKAIKFSVLNRLKMLTLYAFSQENRNRPILEIKTLLNLFFMALDSEKNNFLKYNIKLKVIGDKTYFDNNLQSCIFEIEKITRNNNGLNLNIAANYSGRWDLIQGMKRVANGVKKGFFSIEDITENMFSQFLSIDDFIPVDLVIRTGGEKRLSNFLLWHIAYSELYFTTVLWPDFNQSIFKRAINSFISRNRRFGRL; encoded by the coding sequence ATGTTAAGTAAAATGTTCCTGAATCATAAAACAAAGTATCCAATGCATGTAGCAATTATTATGGATGGCAATAGAAGATGGGCGAAAAAGAAGGGTAAAATGCATATTTATGGATATAAAAAAGGTATTCAAGCTGCTCAAAAAGCAATAAAGTTTTCTGTTTTAAATCGTTTGAAAATGCTAACTTTATATGCATTTAGCCAAGAGAACAGAAATCGTCCTATTTTAGAAATTAAAACATTGTTAAATTTATTTTTTATGGCTTTAGATAGTGAAAAAAATAACTTTCTGAAATATAATATCAAATTGAAAGTAATTGGTGATAAAACATATTTTGATAATAATCTTCAAAGTTGTATTTTTGAAATTGAAAAAATAACTCGTAATAATAATGGTTTAAATTTAAACATTGCTGCAAATTATAGTGGAAGATGGGACTTAATTCAAGGCATGAAACGTGTTGCTAATGGTGTCAAAAAAGGATTTTTTTCAATTGAGGATATTACAGAAAATATGTTTTCTCAATTTTTATCTATTGATGATTTTATTCCTGTTGATTTAGTAATTCGTACTGGAGGAGAGAAAAGGTTAAGTAATTTTTTATTATGGCATATAGCTTATTCAGAATTATATTTTACTACTGTTTTGTGGCCAGATTTTAATCAAAGTATTTTTAAAAGAGCTATAAATTCATTTATATCTCGTAATCGTCGTTTCGGAAGATTGTAA
- the bamA gene encoding outer membrane protein assembly factor BamA — protein MFFILMVFFSTNVYAKNTWIVRDIKLEGLKHVAAKEVFRNLVFNIGSKISKNDIKNSILALFKTKKFENIRVISSSNILIFKLQERPLIQNIFITGNSMIQDTVLKKYLTQLEIDHGFFLNPFHIKIFKKNIRQFYHDHGKYACNIKILSIPHTDHTIDLKIIISEGSLTYLNKIKIFGNDHFSGDKIISLFELNHHNIWWNIFEKNFYSYKKLQQGLKKLKDFYLNQGYFYFKIKQHNIHFSKNKNKVDIIIDIFEGHQYKISRFLIHGSVFNHYNDILNIVNLHNDELYNQEKIYSIVNDIKKLLFQYGYIKSQVILSPQINHRDKTIILNFNIDLQKRYFVRKIYFSGNKITKNFVLQRKMQQSEGEYFNIKKVENGKKKLEKTGYFKHVNVMYNIFSDKLRQIDVIYQVEEQSTGSVNFGLGYGFDSGLSFNSIISQDNLFGSGNNLNTNVTVNKYQKYADLSIGYPYFFSKKTEFNTRIFYSNKKYHLDDEENIFKKTYGIESNLGFRINDTDIVNIGTGYAHNAIKKFYDQKNHTFLKSNTSNSDSLINDANKNNLLNDYTISYSWMHDSLKYLYFPIFGNRTYISAKHTIPGSDNHFYKIIFDKVKYTPLNKKKNFIFLYHVHMGIGHGFKKHRLPFYENFSINNFNNIRGFQSETIGPKTIFDDIISKNCIQKEDNQLCESNRSIGGNAVIISNFELITPIPLINKKYSQFLRSSFFIDVGNIWNTNINNIQDVDSSTFSMLHNLKNTYSSFGVSLQWFSPIGPLVFSYAHPIQKNHDRQLEPFQFNIGKNW, from the coding sequence ATGTTTTTTATCTTGATGGTGTTTTTCAGTACAAATGTATATGCGAAAAATACTTGGATCGTAAGAGATATTAAATTAGAAGGATTAAAACATGTTGCAGCGAAAGAAGTGTTTAGAAATCTTGTTTTTAATATTGGGAGTAAAATATCTAAAAATGATATTAAAAATAGTATTCTTGCTTTATTTAAAACGAAAAAATTCGAAAATATTCGCGTAATCTCTTCAAGTAATATACTTATTTTTAAATTACAAGAGCGACCTTTGATTCAGAATATTTTTATTACTGGAAATAGTATGATTCAAGATACTGTTTTAAAAAAATATTTAACACAATTAGAAATAGATCATGGATTTTTTTTAAATCCATTTCACATTAAGATTTTTAAAAAAAATATAAGACAATTTTACCATGATCATGGAAAATATGCATGCAATATTAAAATATTATCAATACCTCATACTGATCACACGATTGATTTAAAAATAATTATTTCTGAAGGCAGCTTAACATATTTAAATAAAATAAAAATATTTGGAAATGATCATTTTTCTGGCGATAAAATAATTTCGTTATTTGAGTTAAATCATCATAATATATGGTGGAATATCTTTGAAAAAAATTTTTATTCTTATAAAAAATTACAACAAGGTTTAAAGAAATTAAAAGATTTTTATTTGAATCAAGGATATTTTTATTTCAAAATTAAACAACACAATATTCATTTTTCAAAAAATAAAAACAAAGTAGATATCATAATTGATATTTTTGAAGGTCATCAGTATAAAATATCACGTTTTTTAATTCATGGATCTGTATTTAATCATTATAATGATATCTTAAATATTGTTAATCTTCATAATGACGAATTATACAATCAAGAAAAAATTTATTCTATTGTAAATGATATTAAGAAATTATTGTTTCAGTACGGATATATAAAATCCCAAGTCATACTGAGTCCTCAAATAAATCATAGAGATAAAACTATAATATTAAATTTCAACATTGATTTGCAGAAACGCTATTTTGTACGAAAAATTTATTTTTCTGGTAATAAGATAACAAAAAATTTTGTATTACAAAGAAAAATGCAACAAAGTGAAGGTGAATATTTTAATATAAAAAAAGTAGAAAATGGAAAGAAAAAGTTAGAAAAAACAGGATATTTTAAACATGTTAACGTTATGTATAATATTTTTTCCGATAAACTACGACAAATAGATGTTATTTATCAGGTTGAAGAACAGTCAACTGGTTCAGTCAATTTTGGATTAGGATATGGTTTTGATAGCGGATTAAGTTTCAATTCTATTATTTCTCAAGATAATTTATTTGGTTCTGGAAATAATTTAAACACAAATGTTACTGTAAATAAATATCAAAAATATGCTGATTTATCAATTGGTTATCCATATTTTTTTAGTAAAAAAACAGAATTTAACACTAGAATTTTTTATAGTAATAAAAAGTATCATTTAGACGATGAAGAAAATATTTTTAAAAAAACTTATGGAATAGAAAGTAATTTAGGATTTCGAATTAACGATACTGATATTGTAAACATAGGAACAGGTTATGCTCATAATGCAATTAAAAAATTTTACGATCAAAAAAATCATACTTTTTTAAAATCAAATACGTCCAATTCAGATTCGTTAATTAATGATGCAAACAAAAATAATTTATTAAATGATTATACAATTAGCTATTCATGGATGCATGATAGTTTGAAATATTTATATTTTCCAATTTTCGGAAATCGCACATACATTAGCGCAAAACATACGATTCCTGGTTCTGATAATCATTTTTATAAAATTATTTTTGATAAAGTAAAATATACTCCATTAAATAAAAAGAAAAATTTTATATTTTTGTATCATGTGCATATGGGTATTGGACATGGTTTTAAAAAACATAGATTACCATTTTATGAAAATTTTTCTATTAATAATTTTAATAATATTCGTGGTTTTCAATCTGAGACTATTGGTCCTAAAACTATTTTCGATGATATTATTTCAAAAAATTGTATACAAAAAGAAGACAATCAGCTTTGTGAATCAAATCGTTCTATTGGAGGAAATGCTGTTATCATATCTAATTTTGAACTTATTACACCAATTCCTTTAATAAATAAAAAATATTCTCAATTTCTACGATCATCATTTTTTATAGATGTTGGTAATATTTGGAACACAAATATAAACAATATACAAGATGTAGATTCTTCTACATTTTCTATGTTACATAATTTAAAGAACACTTATTCATCTTTTGGTGTATCATTGCAATGGTTTTCTCCTATTGGTCCTTTAGTTTTTTCTTATGCGCATCCTATTCAAAAAAATCATGATCGTCAATTAGAACCATTTCAATTTAACATTGGTAAAAATTGGTAG
- the fabZ gene encoding 3-hydroxyacyl-ACP dehydratase FabZ encodes MNFLKETLNIKDILSILPHRYPFLMVDRVIDFKAFKYLRAIKNCTSSETCFQGHFINNPVFPGVLIVESMAQATAILIYKSINTLNINKLCYFVGMDNVRFKKSVIPGDKIFIEVFILKKHKKIIQFKILASVDASIVCRSTMMFLIKNSCI; translated from the coding sequence TTGAATTTTTTAAAAGAAACGTTAAATATTAAAGATATTTTATCGATATTACCTCATCGATATCCCTTTTTAATGGTCGATCGTGTAATAGATTTTAAAGCGTTTAAATATTTACGGGCGATAAAAAATTGCACTTCAAGCGAAACGTGTTTTCAGGGACATTTTATTAATAATCCTGTGTTTCCAGGTGTATTAATTGTCGAATCTATGGCGCAAGCAACGGCTATTTTAATATATAAAAGCATAAACACATTAAATATAAATAAATTGTGTTATTTCGTAGGTATGGATAATGTTCGTTTTAAGAAAAGTGTCATTCCTGGAGATAAAATTTTCATAGAAGTATTTATTCTAAAAAAACATAAAAAAATAATACAATTTAAAATTCTTGCTAGTGTTGATGCTAGCATTGTTTGTAGGTCTACTATGATGTTTTTAATTAAGAATTCATGTATTTGA
- the dnaE gene encoding DNA polymerase III subunit alpha, whose product MNNSKFVHLHVSSDYSIVHGLSKPEELVKKAADLGMMALAITDLNNLYGVIKFYNASHKFGIKPIIGVTVHFFSELINNELTKLTILASTEEGYKNLILLISLAHTNRSMHNTNVVIEKKWLLKINQGLILLAGGCQGEIGKVLLRKDISLLSFCLSFYKKYFSNAFYLEILRTGREYEEDYLHLAIDLSFSANIPIVATNDVCFLNKEDFKIHKIRIAIHEGKTLKESKIQNHYSNQQFLKSEQEMCSLFLDLPEALTNSVEIAKRCNVFIKPKKYFLPKFFTGKKCVEDYLIIQAYKGLNKRLNRYFHKQDNITYKKLYKKYQSRLDEELNIINTMGFPSYFLIVMEFIKWAKDQNIPVGPGRGSGAGSLVAYVLNITEVDPIFFNLLFERFLNPERVSLPDFDVDFCMEQRDKVIEHVSNVYGRDAVAQIITFGTMTAKAVIKDVGRVLGYPYGFLNKLSKLIPLDSGITLDLAFSENTELLNLYNSNDDVKNLVNIAKKLEGVNRNIGKHAGGVVISPTKITDFCPLYCDENGRNPVTQFDKNDVEHVGLVKFDFLGLRTLTLINYAIDMINNKLQSNKEKLLDISSISINDSACFKLLQTSETIAIFQLESFGMKDLISRLQPDCFEDIIALVALFRPGPLQSGMVDNFINRKHRREKIAYPDLKWQHMLLKPILESTYGIILYQEQVMQIAQTLAGFTLGKADILRRAMSKKNLKEMTEQRSIFLSGSVKNGISKKLAEKIFDLLEKFAGYGFNRSHSVAYALVSYQTLWLKLYYPEEFMAAAMTSDIDNTEKIIVLIHESRRMGIRIIPPNINFSKYEFYVNSKNHIVYGIGAIKGIGETSIKHFIEERDRNGNFQDLFDFCMRTNPNKITRRVLEKLIMSGSFDCFSKNRNYLLQSIEYAMKSSKEYIKIKMFQKDSLFGTFRDELNQVKKNNVFNISYSNQNRLEQECQVLGFYLTGHPIDKYVKEIKKFKNGITLSEVARLKKDKLVLTAGVVIFVKIKITKNKDRMAILVLDDKTYRLEIVVFSKLFNFYKDFLQVNKVLIVKGILSTNFISKNIQIIAHEIVNLSITK is encoded by the coding sequence ATGAATAATTCAAAGTTTGTTCATCTGCATGTAAGTAGTGATTATTCTATTGTTCATGGTTTATCAAAACCTGAAGAATTAGTTAAGAAAGCGGCAGATTTAGGTATGATGGCGCTTGCTATTACAGATTTAAATAATTTATATGGTGTAATTAAATTTTATAATGCATCTCATAAATTCGGAATAAAGCCGATTATTGGGGTAACGGTACATTTTTTTTCTGAATTAATAAACAACGAATTAACAAAGTTAACTATACTTGCATCTACTGAAGAAGGGTACAAAAATTTAATTTTATTAATTTCTTTAGCCCATACTAATCGATCTATGCATAATACTAATGTAGTTATAGAAAAAAAATGGTTGTTAAAAATTAATCAGGGTTTAATTCTGCTTGCCGGAGGTTGCCAAGGCGAGATCGGAAAAGTTTTGTTACGTAAAGATATATCATTATTATCTTTTTGTTTATCATTTTATAAGAAGTATTTTTCGAATGCGTTTTACTTGGAGATATTACGTACCGGAAGAGAATACGAAGAAGATTATTTGCATTTAGCTATAGATTTATCATTTTCTGCAAATATTCCAATTGTTGCGACTAACGATGTATGTTTTCTCAACAAAGAAGATTTTAAAATTCACAAAATTAGAATTGCAATTCATGAAGGAAAAACACTGAAGGAATCAAAAATTCAAAATCATTACAGCAATCAACAGTTTTTAAAAAGTGAACAAGAAATGTGTAGTCTATTTTTAGATCTTCCTGAAGCATTAACTAATAGCGTAGAAATTGCGAAACGTTGTAATGTATTTATAAAACCAAAAAAATATTTTTTACCAAAATTTTTTACAGGAAAAAAATGTGTTGAAGATTATCTAATAATACAAGCATATAAAGGTTTAAATAAACGTTTAAATCGTTATTTTCATAAACAAGATAATATTACATATAAAAAATTGTACAAGAAATATCAATCTCGTTTAGATGAAGAATTAAATATTATTAATACTATGGGGTTTCCAAGTTATTTTTTAATTGTTATGGAGTTTATAAAATGGGCGAAAGACCAAAATATACCAGTAGGACCAGGACGCGGTTCAGGAGCAGGATCACTTGTTGCATATGTATTAAATATCACAGAAGTAGATCCAATATTTTTTAATCTTTTATTTGAAAGGTTTTTAAATCCTGAGCGTGTTTCGTTGCCAGATTTTGATGTTGACTTCTGTATGGAGCAGCGTGATAAAGTAATTGAGCATGTTTCAAATGTTTATGGTAGAGATGCAGTAGCACAAATTATTACTTTTGGTACAATGACCGCAAAAGCTGTTATTAAAGATGTTGGTCGCGTTTTAGGATATCCGTATGGTTTTCTTAATAAATTATCCAAACTAATTCCTTTAGATTCAGGAATTACTTTAGATCTTGCTTTTTCTGAAAATACTGAATTACTGAATTTATATAACAGTAACGACGATGTTAAGAATTTAGTCAATATAGCTAAGAAATTGGAGGGCGTTAATAGGAATATTGGAAAACATGCAGGCGGTGTAGTGATTTCACCAACTAAGATTACCGACTTTTGTCCATTGTATTGTGATGAAAATGGACGTAATCCAGTTACACAATTTGACAAAAACGATGTTGAACATGTTGGATTAGTAAAATTTGATTTTTTAGGTTTACGTACATTAACGTTAATTAATTATGCTATTGATATGATTAATAACAAGTTACAATCTAATAAAGAAAAATTGTTGGATATTTCTTCAATTTCAATTAACGACAGTGCGTGTTTTAAATTATTACAAACGTCAGAAACAATTGCTATTTTTCAATTGGAATCTTTTGGAATGAAAGATTTGATCAGTAGATTGCAACCAGATTGTTTTGAAGACATAATTGCATTAGTAGCGCTTTTTAGGCCCGGACCTCTTCAATCTGGAATGGTTGACAATTTTATTAATCGTAAACATAGGCGTGAAAAGATTGCGTATCCTGATCTTAAATGGCAACATATGTTATTAAAACCCATATTAGAATCTACTTATGGTATTATTTTGTATCAAGAACAAGTTATGCAAATTGCTCAAACCTTAGCAGGTTTTACTTTGGGTAAAGCAGATATTTTAAGAAGAGCGATGAGTAAAAAAAATTTAAAAGAAATGACCGAACAACGATCGATATTTTTATCTGGTTCTGTAAAAAATGGTATTTCAAAAAAATTAGCTGAAAAGATTTTTGATTTATTGGAAAAATTTGCAGGATATGGATTTAATAGATCGCATTCGGTAGCTTATGCATTAGTTTCTTATCAAACTCTATGGCTAAAATTATATTATCCAGAAGAATTCATGGCTGCAGCTATGACATCAGATATAGATAATACAGAAAAAATTATTGTTTTAATACATGAATCGCGACGCATGGGGATTAGAATCATTCCTCCTAACATAAATTTTAGTAAATATGAATTTTATGTTAATAGTAAAAATCATATAGTTTATGGTATTGGCGCTATAAAGGGAATAGGGGAAACGTCAATAAAACATTTTATTGAAGAACGAGATAGAAATGGTAATTTTCAAGATTTATTTGATTTTTGCATGCGTACTAATCCTAATAAAATTACACGCAGAGTATTAGAAAAATTAATTATGTCTGGTAGTTTTGATTGTTTTAGTAAAAATCGGAATTATTTATTACAATCAATTGAATATGCTATGAAATCATCGAAAGAGTATATTAAAATTAAAATGTTTCAAAAAGATAGTTTATTTGGAACATTCCGTGATGAATTGAATCAAGTTAAAAAAAATAATGTTTTTAATATATCTTACTCTAATCAAAATAGATTAGAGCAAGAATGTCAAGTATTAGGATTTTATTTAACTGGACATCCTATTGATAAATATGTAAAAGAGATAAAAAAATTTAAAAATGGTATAACTTTGTCAGAAGTTGCACGTCTTAAAAAAGATAAATTAGTTTTGACAGCTGGTGTTGTCATTTTTGTAAAAATTAAAATTACTAAAAATAAAGATCGTATGGCCATATTAGTATTAGATGATAAGACATATCGTTTAGAAATTGTAGTTTTTTCAAAGTTGTTTAATTTTTATAAAGATTTTTTACAAGTTAATAAAGTTTTGATTGTAAAAGGTATTTTAAGTACTAATTTTATTAGTAAAAATATTCAGATTATCGCGCACGAAATTGTAAACTTAAGTATTACAAAATAA
- a CDS encoding proline--tRNA ligase, whose product MRATQFLFSTLKEIPHEATIISHQLMLRTGMIKKTSSGLYIWLPIGVRVLTKIINIIKKEMEKINALEITLPIVQPEYLWQNSGRLKIYGDELLKFSDRRKKNFILSPTNEEIITNFINHEICSYKNLPLILYQIKTKFRDEIRPRFGIIRAREFEMKDAYSFHMNFNCLKKTYNLFYKSYTNIFKKIQLKFLPVQANSGSMGGNVSHEFQAFSKNGEDEIAFSNNTAYSSNINMAQSIETLNFLKTYDIKKNIQCNKNYKQPLMICDLDNIHVQNKIKMFLIRAKFNNITSIIAFLIKEDHELNMYKIENIESIKGPLEFIDEQETIALFGVQKKYLGPIGLNIPIIADISTYKMTNFTIGANRNKYFFTNVNWNINLPIPIIKDIRKVTTHDISPDNSSYLNIKKSIEIGHIFQIGKQYSKTMNVSFREKNGNEKHLYMGCYGIGITRIIAAVIEQNHDEKGIIWPDAIAPFEVIILPININKSDKVNKTANNLYDTLKKNGIDVILDDRGKQPGIMFHDADLIGIPHQIIISTRYIENNNIEYRTRRYKDSTIVSIKKITNIIVKNLNKKTPYL is encoded by the coding sequence ATGCGCGCAACTCAATTTTTGTTTTCAACTTTAAAAGAAATTCCACATGAAGCAACAATTATTAGTCATCAATTAATGCTTAGAACTGGAATGATTAAAAAAACATCTTCCGGATTATATATTTGGCTTCCAATAGGAGTAAGAGTACTAACAAAAATAATAAATATTATAAAAAAAGAAATGGAGAAAATAAATGCATTAGAAATCACACTACCAATAGTACAACCTGAATATTTATGGCAAAATAGTGGACGTTTAAAAATTTACGGAGATGAACTATTAAAATTTTCTGATCGTCGTAAAAAAAATTTTATATTGTCACCGACAAACGAGGAAATTATTACTAATTTTATAAATCATGAAATTTGTTCTTACAAAAATTTACCACTAATTCTATACCAAATAAAAACTAAATTTAGAGATGAAATTAGACCACGTTTTGGAATCATTCGCGCGCGTGAATTTGAAATGAAAGATGCCTATTCTTTCCATATGAATTTTAATTGCTTAAAAAAAACATACAATTTATTCTACAAAAGTTATACAAATATTTTTAAAAAAATACAATTAAAATTTTTACCAGTACAGGCTAATTCAGGATCTATGGGGGGAAATGTTTCGCATGAGTTTCAAGCTTTTTCAAAAAACGGAGAAGATGAAATAGCATTTTCCAACAACACTGCATACTCTTCAAATATAAATATGGCGCAATCTATAGAAACATTAAATTTTCTGAAAACTTACGATATTAAAAAAAATATACAATGTAATAAAAATTATAAGCAACCTTTAATGATTTGTGACCTCGACAATATACATGTACAAAACAAAATCAAAATGTTTTTAATTCGTGCAAAATTTAATAATATTACTTCAATAATAGCATTTTTAATTAAAGAAGATCATGAATTAAATATGTATAAAATTGAAAATATTGAATCTATTAAAGGTCCATTAGAATTTATTGATGAACAAGAAACAATTGCACTCTTTGGAGTACAAAAAAAATATTTAGGTCCAATAGGATTAAATATTCCTATAATTGCTGATATATCAACATATAAAATGACTAATTTTACAATTGGAGCGAATCGTAACAAATATTTTTTCACTAATGTAAATTGGAATATAAATCTACCAATACCTATTATAAAAGATATTAGAAAAGTTACAACGCACGACATTAGCCCAGATAATTCAAGTTATTTAAATATTAAAAAAAGTATTGAAATTGGACATATATTCCAAATCGGAAAACAATACTCAAAAACTATGAATGTCTCTTTTCGCGAAAAAAATGGAAATGAAAAACACTTATACATGGGTTGCTATGGTATTGGAATCACTAGAATTATTGCTGCTGTTATTGAACAAAATCATGATGAAAAGGGCATTATTTGGCCTGACGCAATTGCGCCATTTGAAGTAATTATCTTACCTATAAATATTAATAAATCCGATAAAGTTAACAAAACAGCTAATAATTTGTATGATACATTAAAAAAAAACGGAATAGACGTCATTTTAGATGATCGCGGAAAACAACCAGGTATCATGTTTCATGATGCAGATTTAATTGGCATTCCTCATCAAATTATAATTAGCACACGTTATATTGAAAATAATAATATTGAATATCGTACAAGACGATACAAAGATAGCACTATAGTCTCTATAAAAAAAATTACTAATATAATAGTAAAAAATTTAAATAAAAAAACACCATATCTTTAA